From one Streptomyces sp. ICC1 genomic stretch:
- a CDS encoding helix-turn-helix transcriptional regulator, translating to MKRAALKRPQDRDRPRELTPEEMDLYREFAEQGPLQSSQVLTRAEPETAAHALDTLDTLVSTGLVQQIGPDCFAATNPTDVSAQLLKEWEERVQGAQLDLLRMRGQLAELAIVHASRHRTLEGPPLELIDSSDELRYIIESHSAACTKELLRAQPGGPLPAAGRHRDRDRDLLSRGVLVRALYQHSARFDPPTVRYEAELAALGAEARTVSGGLAGCLVFDRALLVLPLRETAGGAGGALLVRSPDLVAFVAEMFDVLWATGEHIGKPREKAFIQDVADQAKRSILQHLMQGDDDRVTARALGISVRTCQRHVSAIMRQLGATSRFQLGYLAQLHGLLAPEAPETARTNVSTSMSAPGPMPELMPMPTPMPAPVPVPVPETPEPPRCTEDSGTWIHLSGDRGTKYSAERIGRLQEAYH from the coding sequence ATGAAACGAGCCGCACTGAAACGCCCGCAGGACCGTGACCGCCCCCGGGAGCTCACCCCCGAAGAGATGGACCTCTACCGGGAGTTCGCGGAGCAGGGCCCCCTCCAGTCGAGCCAGGTGCTCACCCGGGCGGAACCCGAGACCGCGGCCCACGCCCTCGACACCCTCGACACCCTCGTCTCCACCGGCCTCGTCCAGCAGATCGGCCCCGACTGCTTCGCGGCCACCAACCCGACCGACGTGTCCGCGCAGTTGCTCAAGGAGTGGGAGGAGCGCGTACAGGGAGCCCAGCTCGACCTGCTGCGCATGCGGGGGCAGCTCGCGGAACTGGCCATCGTGCACGCTTCGCGCCACCGCACCCTGGAGGGGCCGCCGTTGGAGCTCATCGATTCGTCGGACGAACTCCGGTACATCATCGAGAGCCACTCCGCCGCTTGCACGAAGGAGCTGCTCCGCGCACAGCCGGGCGGCCCCCTGCCCGCGGCCGGGCGGCACCGCGACCGCGACCGCGACCTCCTCTCCCGCGGTGTGCTCGTGCGCGCGCTCTACCAGCACTCGGCCCGCTTCGACCCGCCGACCGTGCGGTACGAAGCCGAGCTGGCCGCTCTCGGCGCCGAAGCCAGGACGGTTTCCGGCGGCCTGGCCGGGTGCCTGGTCTTCGACCGGGCCCTGCTCGTCCTCCCCCTCCGGGAAACGGCGGGCGGGGCCGGCGGGGCACTGCTCGTCCGCAGCCCTGACCTGGTCGCCTTCGTCGCCGAGATGTTCGACGTCCTGTGGGCGACGGGCGAGCACATCGGCAAACCCCGCGAGAAGGCCTTCATCCAGGACGTCGCCGACCAGGCGAAACGCTCCATACTCCAGCACCTGATGCAGGGTGACGACGACCGCGTCACGGCCCGCGCCCTCGGCATCTCGGTGCGCACCTGCCAGCGCCATGTATCAGCGATCATGCGCCAGTTGGGCGCGACGAGCCGCTTCCAGCTCGGCTACCTGGCCCAGTTGCACGGGCTGCTCGCACCCGAGGCCCCGGAGACCGCCCGCACGAACGTCTCGACATCGATGTCAGCCCCCGGGCCCATGCCCGAGCTCATGCCCATGCCCACACCCATGCCCGCACCCGTGCCCGTGCCCGTGCCGGAAACTCCTGAGCCCCCGCGG